From the Burkholderia ubonensis genome, one window contains:
- the argF gene encoding ornithine carbamoyltransferase — translation MTAKTIRHYLQFKDFSLEDYEYVLERTGILKRKFKNYETYHPLHDRTLAMIFEKSSTRTRLSFEAGIFQLGGHAVFMSTRDTQLGRGEPVEDSAQVISRMVDIIMIRTFEQEIIQRFAENSRVPVINGLTNEFHPCQVLADIFTYYEHRGPIAGKTVAWVGDANNMLYTWIQAAQILGFKLRLSTPPGYTLDMKLVAPESAPFYEVFDDPNEACKGADLVTTDVWTSMGFEAENEARKQAFADWCVDEEMMGHANPDALFMHCLPAHRGEEVTAGVIDGPQSVVWDEAENRLHVQKALMEFLLLGQLKH, via the coding sequence ATGACCGCCAAGACCATTCGTCACTACCTGCAGTTCAAGGATTTCTCGCTGGAAGACTACGAGTACGTGCTCGAACGCACGGGAATCCTGAAGCGCAAGTTCAAGAACTACGAGACCTATCACCCGCTGCACGACCGCACGCTCGCGATGATCTTCGAGAAGAGCTCGACGCGCACGCGCCTGTCGTTCGAGGCCGGCATCTTCCAGCTCGGCGGCCATGCCGTCTTCATGAGCACCCGCGACACGCAGCTCGGCCGCGGCGAGCCGGTCGAGGATTCCGCGCAGGTGATCTCGCGGATGGTCGACATCATCATGATCCGCACGTTCGAGCAGGAGATCATCCAGCGCTTCGCCGAAAATTCGCGCGTGCCGGTGATCAACGGCCTGACCAACGAATTCCACCCGTGCCAGGTGCTCGCCGACATCTTCACGTATTACGAGCACCGCGGCCCGATCGCCGGCAAGACCGTCGCGTGGGTCGGCGACGCGAACAACATGCTGTACACATGGATCCAGGCCGCGCAGATCCTCGGCTTCAAGCTGCGCCTGTCGACGCCGCCGGGCTACACGCTCGACATGAAGCTGGTCGCGCCGGAAAGCGCGCCGTTCTACGAAGTCTTCGATGATCCGAACGAAGCGTGCAAGGGCGCCGATCTCGTGACGACCGACGTGTGGACGAGCATGGGCTTCGAGGCCGAGAACGAGGCGCGCAAGCAGGCGTTCGCCGACTGGTGCGTCGACGAGGAAATGATGGGGCACGCGAACCCCGACGCCCTCTTCATGCACTGCCTGCCCGCGCACCGCGGCGAGGAAGTGACGGCCGGCGTGATCGACGGCCCGCAGAGCGTGGTCTGGGACGAGGCGGAGAACCGCCTGCACGTGCAGAAGGCGCTGATGGAATTCCTGCTGCTCGGCCAGCTCAAGCACTGA